A part of Gossypium hirsutum isolate 1008001.06 chromosome A07, Gossypium_hirsutum_v2.1, whole genome shotgun sequence genomic DNA contains:
- the LOC107955525 gene encoding serine/threonine protein phosphatase 2A regulatory subunit B''alpha isoform X1, with protein sequence MSLSLKMEIDTVEDVTCLNPELLQLPEVSPFALKTTPLLVDDLFSQWLSLPETGNLVKSLINDAKAGTAINACANFSNVNAVGSNSLPSMFSSVNAPPLSPRSSSGSPRSSKQKSSPSALGSPLKLFSDPMQEVIPQFYFQNGRPPTKELKEQSLSKINHLFNNPLNGLLIDEFKTVTKEVCKLPSFLSSALFRKIDVDCVGIVTRDAFITYWVDGNMLTMDVATQIFEILKRPGNRHLTQVDFRPILRELLATHPGLKFLQNTPEFQDRYAETVIYRIFYHMNRSGNGRLTRRELKRGELISAMQQADEEDDINKVLRYFSYEHFYVIYCKFWELDTDHDFFIDRENLIRYGNHALTYRIVDRIFSQAPRKFAGDVEGKMGYEDFVYFMLSEEDKSSEPSLEYWFKCIDLDGNGVLTPNEMQFFYEEQLHRMECLALEPVLFEDILCQIIDMVAPEREDCITLQDLKGSKLSGNVFNILFNLNKFMAFETRDPFLIRQEREDPTLTEWDRFAHREYIRLSMEEDVEDASNGSADVWDESLEAPF encoded by the exons ATGTCGTTATCTTTAAAAATGGAAATCGATACAGTGGAAGACGTTACTTGTTTGAACCCTGAGCTTTTGCAGCTTCCTGAAGTGTCCCCATTTGCACTAAAAACCACTCCTCTACTTGTCGATGACTTGTTCTCTCAATGGCTTTCACTTCCGGAAACTGGCAATCTG GTGAAATCTTTGATCAATGATGCAAAGGCAGGGACTGCAATCAATGCCTGTGCAAACTTTTCTAATGTAAATGCTGTTGGGAGCAACTCATTGCCTTCCATGTTTTCCAGTGTCAATGCACCTCCACTTTCTCCAAGAAGCTCATCGGGTTCTCCTCGCTCATCAAAGCAGAAATCCAGCCCTTCAGCTCTTGGCTCTCCATTGAAATTATTTAGTGATCCAATGCAAGAAGTCATTCCACAG ttttattttcaaaatggtCGTCCTCCTACAAAGGAATTGAAAGAACAATCTCTTTCTAAAATTAATCACCTTTTCAATAATCCTCTAAATGGATTGCTAATAGATG AGTTTAAAACAGTGACAAAGGAAGTTTGCAAGCTACCATCTTTTCTATCTTCCGCGCTTTTTAGAAAGATAGATGTAGACTGCGTGGGAATAGTGACCAG AGATGCTTTCATTACGTATTGGGTGGATGGCAATATGCTGACAATGGATGTAGCCACTCAAATATTTGAAATTCTTAAGCGGCCAGGCAACAGGCACCTCACTCAG GTTGACTTCAGACCCATTCTTCGAGAGCTTTTGGCAACCCATCCAGGATTGAAATTCTTGCAAAACACACCTGAATTTCAAGATAGATACG CTGAAACTGTCATATACAGAATCTTTTATCACATGAATAGATCGGGAAATGGCCGTCTTACCCGCAGGGAGCTCAAACGTGGAGAACTGATTTCTGCCATGCAACAAGCAGACGAGGAAGATGACATTAATAAAGTCCTTAG GTACTTCTCCTATGAGCACTTCTATGTTATATACTGTAAGTTCTGGGAGTTGGACACAGACCATGATTTCTTCATCGACAGAGAAAACCTCATCAGATATGGCAATCATGCCCTTACCTACAGAATCGTTGATAGAATTTTTTCACAA GCTCCTCGGAAGTTTGCTGGTGATGTAGAAGGGAAGATGGGTTATGAAGACTTTGTTTACTTCATGCTCTCAGAGGAGGACAAATCATCTGAACCTAGTCttgaatattg GTTCAAGTGCATAGATTTGGATGGAAACGGTGTGCTCACTCCAAATGAAATGCAATTTTTCTATGAGGAGCAGCTGCACCGAATGGAATGCTTGGCCCTAGAACCTGTGCTCTTTGAGGACATATTGTGTCAAATAATTGACATGGTTGCACCCGAG AGAGAAGACTGTATCACATTACAGGACTTGAAAGGGAGCAAACTTTCAGGAAATGTTTTTAACATCCTTTTTAATCTTAATAAGTTTATGGCATTCGAAACCCGTGATCCATTCCTCATTCGGCAG GAACGAGAGGATCCAACTTTGACAGAGTGGGATCGCTTTGCACATAGGGAGTATATCAGGCTTTCAATGGAAGAAGATGTTGAAGATGCCTCAAATGGAAGTGCTGATGTATGGGATGAGTCCCTTGAAGCTCCATTCTAA
- the LOC107955524 gene encoding vacuolar protein sorting-associated protein 2 homolog 3, which yields MNIFSKKPNPKEALRESKREMTRATRGIEKEIGTLQLEEKKLVAEIKRTAKTGNEAATKTLARQLVRLRQQIANLQSSRAQMRGISTHTQAMHAQSAVAIGMKGATKAMSAMNKQMAPEKQAKIIREFQRQSSQMDMTTEMMSDAIDDALDDDEAEDETEDLTNQVLDEIVVDVASQLSSTPRGRIAGKNTEAVSSSGVDELEKRLAALRNP from the exons ATGAACATCTTCAGCAAAAAACCTAATCCCAAAG AGGCTCTTCGTGAGAGTAAGAGAGAAATGACGCGTGCTACTAGAG GTATAGAGAAGGAAATAGGAACCCTGCAATTAGAG GAAAAGAAACTTGTTGCTGAAATTAAAAGAACCGCTAAAACCGGGAATGAG GCTGCGACCAAAACTTTAGCCCGACAGCTGGTCAGGCTTAGGCAGCAGATAGCTAATTTACAAAGTAGTCGAGCTCAAATGAGAGGCATTTCAACTCATACACAG GCAATGCATGCTCAATCTGCAGTTGCCATTGGCATGAAAGGTGCCACCAAGGCAATGTCAGCTATGAATAAG CAAATGGCCCCTGAAAAACAAGCTAAGATTATTCGGGAATTTCAGAGGCAGTCTTCACAGATGGATATGACT ACTGAAATGATGTCAGATGCCATAGATGATGCTCTTGACGATGATGAGGCAGAAGATGAGACTGAGGACCTTACCAATCAG GTTCTAGATGAAATTGTTGTTGATGTTGCCTCACAG TTGTCATCAACTCCAAGAGGTAGGATTGCAGGAAAGAACACTGAAGCCGTCAGCAG CTCTGGTGTTGATGAGCTCGAGAAGCGGTTGGCAGCCCTTAGAAATCCATGa
- the LOC107955525 gene encoding serine/threonine protein phosphatase 2A regulatory subunit B''alpha isoform X2: MLTMDVATQIFEILKRPGNRHLTQVDFRPILRELLATHPGLKFLQNTPEFQDRYAETVIYRIFYHMNRSGNGRLTRRELKRGELISAMQQADEEDDINKVLRYFSYEHFYVIYCKFWELDTDHDFFIDRENLIRYGNHALTYRIVDRIFSQAPRKFAGDVEGKMGYEDFVYFMLSEEDKSSEPSLEYWFKCIDLDGNGVLTPNEMQFFYEEQLHRMECLALEPVLFEDILCQIIDMVAPEREDCITLQDLKGSKLSGNVFNILFNLNKFMAFETRDPFLIRQEREDPTLTEWDRFAHREYIRLSMEEDVEDASNGSADVWDESLEAPF, from the exons ATGCTGACAATGGATGTAGCCACTCAAATATTTGAAATTCTTAAGCGGCCAGGCAACAGGCACCTCACTCAG GTTGACTTCAGACCCATTCTTCGAGAGCTTTTGGCAACCCATCCAGGATTGAAATTCTTGCAAAACACACCTGAATTTCAAGATAGATACG CTGAAACTGTCATATACAGAATCTTTTATCACATGAATAGATCGGGAAATGGCCGTCTTACCCGCAGGGAGCTCAAACGTGGAGAACTGATTTCTGCCATGCAACAAGCAGACGAGGAAGATGACATTAATAAAGTCCTTAG GTACTTCTCCTATGAGCACTTCTATGTTATATACTGTAAGTTCTGGGAGTTGGACACAGACCATGATTTCTTCATCGACAGAGAAAACCTCATCAGATATGGCAATCATGCCCTTACCTACAGAATCGTTGATAGAATTTTTTCACAA GCTCCTCGGAAGTTTGCTGGTGATGTAGAAGGGAAGATGGGTTATGAAGACTTTGTTTACTTCATGCTCTCAGAGGAGGACAAATCATCTGAACCTAGTCttgaatattg GTTCAAGTGCATAGATTTGGATGGAAACGGTGTGCTCACTCCAAATGAAATGCAATTTTTCTATGAGGAGCAGCTGCACCGAATGGAATGCTTGGCCCTAGAACCTGTGCTCTTTGAGGACATATTGTGTCAAATAATTGACATGGTTGCACCCGAG AGAGAAGACTGTATCACATTACAGGACTTGAAAGGGAGCAAACTTTCAGGAAATGTTTTTAACATCCTTTTTAATCTTAATAAGTTTATGGCATTCGAAACCCGTGATCCATTCCTCATTCGGCAG GAACGAGAGGATCCAACTTTGACAGAGTGGGATCGCTTTGCACATAGGGAGTATATCAGGCTTTCAATGGAAGAAGATGTTGAAGATGCCTCAAATGGAAGTGCTGATGTATGGGATGAGTCCCTTGAAGCTCCATTCTAA
- the LOC107955523 gene encoding casein kinase 1-like protein 6 translates to MDNVIGGKFKLGRKIGSGSFGELYLGVNVQTKEEVAVKLESAKTKHPQLHYESKLYMLLQGGTGIPHLKWFGIEADYNVMVIDLLGPSLEDLFNYCNRKLSLKTVLMLADQLINRVEYMHSRGFLHRDIKPDNFLMGLGRKANQVYIIDYGLAKKYRDLQTHKHIPYRENKNLTGTARYASVNTHLGIEQSRRDDLESLGYVLMYFLRGSLPWQGLKAGTKKQKYDKISEKKVSTSIEVLCKSYPSEFVSYFHYCRSLRFEDKPDYSYLKRLFRDLFIREGYQFDYIFDWTVLKYPQLGGSYRVRHSSGRAGLAAEAAIEKPERISVGREIRDRFSGAVEAFSKRNGSSPSPRRDHSRHKTAEGVTLSKHTHPDSDKRYSSSRYGSTSRKAVVTSRPGSSSELNDIPQNRQVSSSSRMSTTQRLLAFESKTSNRSATVKGSRDNHPLRSFGLLSLRK, encoded by the exons ATGGATAATGTGATTGGTGGTAAGTTCAAGCTTGGAAGAAAGATTGGCAGTGGCTCTTTTGGAGAGCTTTATTTAG GGGTAAATGTGCAAACTAAAGAGGAAGTTGCTGTCAAACTG GAATCTGCAAAGACCAAGCATCCACAGCTTCATTACGAGTCAAAATTGTATATGCTTCTTCAAGGAGGAA CGGGCATTCCACACCTCAAGTGGTTCGGAATTGAGGCAGATTACAATGTCATGGTAATTGACCTTCTTGGACCTAGCTTGGAAGATTTGTTCAACTACTGCAACCGGAAACTTTCATTAAAGACAGTGTTGATGCTTGCTGATCAGTTA atTAATAGAGTAGAATATATGCATTCAAGAGGTTTTCTTCACCGTGACATAAAGCCTGACAACTTCTTGATGGGCCTAGGACGCAAGGCAAATCAG GTATATATCATTGACTATGGTCTTGCGAAGAAGTATAGGGATCTTCAAACTCATAAGCACATCCCATACAG AGAAAACAAAAACCTCACAGGCACCGCTCGTTATGCAAGTGTTAACACTCACCTTGGAATTG AGCAAAGCCGCAGAGATGATTTGGAATCCCTTGGTTATGTGCTTATGTATTTCCTGAGAGGAAG CCTTCCCTGGCAGGGGCTAAAAGCTGGCACAAAAAAGCAAAAATATGATAAGATTAGCGAAAAAAAAGTGTCAACTTCGATAGAG GTGCTCTGTAAGTCATATCCATCTGAGTTTGTCTCGTATTTTCACTACTGTCGTTCTTTGCGGTTTGAAGATAAACCCGATTATTCCTATTTGAAGAGGCTTTTCCGAGACTTGTTTATAAGAGAAG GTTATCAGTTTGACTACATCTTTGATTGGACCGTATTAAAGTACCCACAGCTCGGTGGCAGCTACCGAGTGCGG CATTCCAGTGGAAGAGCAGGTTTAGCTGCAGAAGCAGCCATTGAAAAACCCGAAAGAATCTCAG TGGGAAGAGAGATTCGGGATAGATTCTCCGGTGCGGTTGAAGCATTTTCTAAGAGAAATGGTTCAAGTCCTAGTCCTCGTCGTGATCATTCTAGACACAAGACTGCTGAGGGTGTAACCTTGTCAAAGCATACG CACCCAGATTCAGATAAAAGATACAGTTCTTCTCGATATGGTAGCACTTCAAGGAAAGCTGTAGTAACAAGCAGGCCTGGTTCATCCAGTGAACTCAATGACATTCCGCAAAACCGACAGGTTTCAAGTAGCAGTCGCATGTCTACCACACAAAGACTCCTTGCCTTCGAGTCGAAAACATCCAACCGTTCGGCCACTGTTAAAGGTAGCCGTGACAATCACCCTCTTCGAAGTTTTGGGCTCCTCTCGTTAAGGAAATGA